One genomic region from Pseudomonas sp. R5-89-07 encodes:
- a CDS encoding PilZ domain-containing protein, with protein sequence MGRFLPHPDDVAVELIQRPSPALPRQHLRTIGRGGIACNWPRAWRPGTAVDLHIPSLGTSARYPGYVAWCRKVQAGYRIGISFTDEHALFGARMGEQVCQIERYCRLHEATEPTPQQLEALARDWVSRHAGEFSHEAVVQPVLD encoded by the coding sequence ATGGGTCGTTTTCTACCTCACCCTGATGATGTCGCTGTCGAGTTGATCCAACGTCCCTCTCCTGCCCTGCCCCGCCAACACCTGCGCACTATCGGTCGCGGTGGCATTGCCTGCAACTGGCCGCGTGCCTGGCGCCCTGGCACCGCGGTCGATCTGCATATCCCCTCCCTGGGTACCAGCGCACGCTATCCAGGCTATGTCGCGTGGTGCCGCAAAGTGCAGGCCGGCTATCGCATCGGTATCAGTTTTACCGATGAACATGCCCTGTTCGGCGCGCGGATGGGCGAACAAGTGTGCCAGATCGAACGCTACTGCCGCCTGCACGAAGCCACTGAACCCACACCCCAGCAGCTCGAAGCCTTGGCCCGCGACTGGGTGTCGCGCCACGCCGGCGAGTTCTCCCACGAGGCCGTTGTGCAGCCAGTGCTGGATTAA
- a CDS encoding thioredoxin yields the protein MYTDSEHRPMDGSGSSIVKQLELTDLDIDQQLLGLPGCSLVVFTSVGCSSCRWARQQLPGWRLPVDRLCWVDAGHNGGAVERYQIFHLPALFLVCEGQFLGQLQTRLTQSDLTDALNHALTRTPEDLP from the coding sequence ATGTACACGGACTCCGAGCACCGTCCAATGGACGGCAGTGGCAGCAGTATAGTGAAGCAACTGGAATTGACCGACCTGGATATCGACCAGCAACTGCTGGGATTGCCAGGGTGTTCGCTGGTAGTGTTCACCAGCGTCGGTTGTTCCAGTTGCCGCTGGGCCCGCCAGCAGTTGCCGGGCTGGCGTTTGCCGGTGGACCGGCTGTGTTGGGTAGATGCCGGGCATAACGGCGGCGCGGTCGAACGTTACCAGATCTTTCATTTGCCCGCGTTGTTCCTCGTGTGCGAGGGTCAATTTCTTGGGCAATTACAGACACGTCTTACGCAATCAGACCTTACCGACGCCCTGAATCACGCGCTGACCCGTACCCCAGAGGACTTGCCATGA
- a CDS encoding putative 2-dehydropantoate 2-reductase, which translates to MTAIAPPSPRIGIIGTGAIGGFYGLMLARAGFDVHFLLRSEYAVVSEQGLRVNSSVHGNLHLHPAQAYASPADMPPCDWLLVGTKSTGNADLAPTIAQVAAPDAKVVLLQNGLDVEDSLREHLPASLHLLGGLCYIGVHRSAPGVVEHQALGRVNLGYHSGTAANDEARQQAIVEEGAGLFHQAGIESQAMANVHQARWHKLVWNVPYNGLSVLLGTGTRAMMADESSRALIQALMAEVVQGAGACGHDIPASYAEQMFAMTETMDDYLPSMYHDHVHKRPLELAAIYARPLAAAKAAGCELPGMQALYQALSFIDRHNR; encoded by the coding sequence ATGACTGCAATTGCACCCCCTTCGCCACGCATTGGCATCATTGGCACCGGCGCCATTGGCGGTTTCTATGGCCTGATGCTGGCGCGTGCCGGGTTCGATGTGCATTTTCTGCTGCGCAGCGAATACGCGGTAGTCAGCGAGCAGGGTTTGCGCGTCAACAGCAGCGTGCATGGCAACCTGCACCTGCACCCGGCCCAGGCGTACGCCAGCCCTGCGGATATGCCGCCGTGCGATTGGTTGCTGGTGGGCACCAAATCCACCGGCAATGCGGACCTGGCGCCGACGATCGCCCAGGTCGCGGCACCGGATGCCAAGGTGGTGCTGCTGCAAAACGGACTGGATGTAGAGGACAGCCTGCGCGAGCACCTGCCGGCTTCGCTTCATTTACTCGGCGGCCTGTGCTACATCGGTGTGCATCGCTCCGCCCCGGGCGTCGTCGAGCATCAAGCGCTGGGGCGGGTCAACCTGGGCTATCACAGCGGCACGGCGGCCAACGATGAAGCGCGCCAGCAGGCGATTGTCGAAGAAGGGGCCGGGCTGTTTCATCAGGCGGGGATCGAGTCTCAGGCGATGGCCAACGTGCATCAGGCCCGCTGGCATAAGCTGGTGTGGAATGTGCCGTACAACGGCCTCTCCGTGTTGCTCGGCACGGGGACCCGCGCGATGATGGCCGATGAATCCAGCCGCGCATTGATCCAGGCGCTGATGGCCGAGGTGGTGCAGGGCGCAGGCGCCTGCGGCCATGACATTCCGGCGAGTTACGCCGAGCAGATGTTCGCCATGACCGAAACCATGGATGACTACCTGCCCAGCATGTACCACGACCACGTGCACAAGCGTCCGTTGGAACTGGCAGCTATCTATGCCCGACCGTTGGCCGCCGCCAAAGCGGCCGGCTGCGAATTACCGGGCATGCAGGCGCTTTACCAGGCCTTGAGTTTTATTGACCGGCACAATCGCTGA
- a CDS encoding 5'-nucleotidase — translation MAKGLSDKLVLAISSRALFDLSESHKVYLAEGVETYRKYQIEHEEEILEPGDAFPLVKKLLSLNASLGRARVEVVLVSRNSADTGLRVFNSIQHYGLDISRAAFVGGRSPYPYLAAFGCHLFLSTHAEDVRSALDAGFAAATILSGGARRASSEELRIAFDGDAVLFSDESERIYQAGGLEAFQASERESARQPLHGGPFKGFLAALNLLQREFADEACPIRTALVTARSAPSHERVIRTLREWDIRLDESLFLGGLDKSAFLEAFAADVFFDDQAGHCERAREVVATGHVPHGISNELKIHSDS, via the coding sequence ATGGCGAAGGGTTTGAGCGACAAACTGGTGCTGGCGATTTCATCGCGGGCCTTGTTCGACTTGAGCGAGAGCCACAAGGTCTACCTCGCCGAAGGGGTTGAGACCTACCGCAAATACCAGATCGAGCACGAGGAGGAAATCCTCGAGCCCGGCGATGCCTTCCCGTTGGTCAAGAAGCTGCTGAGTCTCAACGCCAGCCTCGGACGTGCCCGTGTCGAGGTGGTATTGGTGTCGCGCAACAGTGCCGATACCGGTCTGCGGGTGTTCAATTCGATCCAGCACTACGGTCTGGATATTTCCCGCGCCGCTTTCGTCGGAGGGCGTAGTCCCTATCCGTATCTAGCCGCCTTTGGTTGCCATCTGTTTCTGTCGACCCATGCCGAGGATGTGCGCAGTGCCCTCGACGCCGGGTTCGCCGCGGCGACAATTCTGTCGGGCGGCGCGCGTCGGGCGTCGAGCGAGGAACTGCGGATCGCCTTCGACGGCGATGCGGTGCTGTTCTCCGACGAGTCCGAGCGCATCTACCAGGCGGGCGGGTTGGAAGCGTTCCAGGCCAGCGAGCGAGAGTCGGCGCGCCAGCCCTTGCACGGTGGCCCGTTCAAGGGTTTCCTGGCGGCACTCAACCTGTTGCAGCGTGAGTTCGCCGATGAGGCATGCCCGATTCGAACGGCGCTGGTCACTGCGCGCTCGGCGCCGTCCCACGAGCGGGTCATTCGTACGTTGCGCGAATGGGATATCCGCCTGGATGAATCGCTGTTCCTGGGTGGCCTGGATAAATCCGCGTTCCTCGAAGCATTCGCCGCCGACGTATTTTTCGATGACCAGGCCGGCCACTGTGAACGAGCCAGGGAGGTGGTGGCCACCGGGCATGTGCCCCATGGCATCAGTAATGAGTTGAAAATCCACAGCGACAGCTGA
- a CDS encoding universal stress protein produces MIRSMLYATDLGLYAPYVMQHALALARTFKADLYVIHVVEPIGLFAESVLQSYLDEKALSEWQSQGLTTVMATIEQRVLDSFREELGDEQDLKLIRSVRVIQGDPCEVILDQLRKLSVDLLIVGSHSDASAAATPLGRTAARLLQLASVPVYLVPSLQRRRSDDSDR; encoded by the coding sequence ATGATTCGTTCGATGCTGTACGCCACGGATCTTGGCCTGTATGCGCCGTACGTCATGCAGCATGCCCTCGCGTTGGCGCGAACGTTCAAGGCGGATTTGTACGTGATACATGTGGTGGAGCCCATCGGGCTGTTCGCTGAATCGGTGTTGCAGAGCTACCTTGATGAAAAGGCACTCAGCGAATGGCAGAGTCAGGGGTTGACCACGGTCATGGCGACGATCGAGCAACGGGTGCTCGACAGCTTTCGCGAGGAACTGGGGGACGAGCAGGACCTGAAGTTGATTCGTTCGGTGCGAGTGATCCAGGGGGATCCTTGCGAGGTGATTCTCGACCAACTGCGTAAACTCTCCGTTGACCTGTTGATCGTAGGCAGTCATAGCGATGCCAGCGCAGCCGCGACACCGCTTGGGCGTACCGCCGCGCGGTTGCTGCAACTGGCGAGCGTGCCGGTTTACCTGGTGCCGTCGCTGCAACGTCGACGCAGTGATGACAGTGATCGGTAA
- the cysB gene encoding HTH-type transcriptional regulator CysB: MKLQQLRYIWEVAHHDLNVSATAQSLYTSQPGISKQIRLLEDELGVEVFARSGKHLTRVTPAGERIITTAGEILRKVESIKQIAQEFSNEKKGTLSIATTHTQARYALPPVIRDFIKQYPDVALHMHQGSPMQIAEMAADGTVDFAIATEALELFGDLVMMPCYRWNRCVVVPQGHPLAKLPKLTLEALAEFPIVTYVFGFTGRSKLDEAFSHRGLTPKVVFTAADADVIKTYVRLGLGVGIVAKMAVDTQLDKDLVVLDASELFESSVTKIGFRRGTFLRGFMCDFIEKFAPHLTREVMAKAIQCHNKQELEELFDGVELPVH; the protein is encoded by the coding sequence ATGAAGCTTCAACAACTGCGCTACATCTGGGAAGTGGCGCACCACGACCTCAACGTTTCCGCTACTGCTCAAAGCCTTTACACCTCGCAACCCGGTATCAGCAAGCAGATCCGCCTGCTCGAAGACGAGCTGGGCGTCGAAGTGTTCGCGCGCAGCGGCAAGCACCTGACCCGTGTCACTCCGGCGGGCGAGCGCATCATCACCACGGCCGGCGAGATCCTGCGCAAGGTCGAAAGCATCAAGCAGATCGCCCAGGAATTCTCCAACGAGAAGAAGGGCACCCTGTCGATTGCCACCACCCACACCCAGGCACGCTATGCGTTGCCGCCGGTGATCCGCGACTTTATCAAGCAGTACCCTGATGTGGCGTTGCACATGCACCAGGGCTCGCCGATGCAGATCGCCGAGATGGCCGCCGATGGCACCGTCGATTTCGCGATCGCCACCGAAGCCCTGGAGCTGTTCGGCGATCTGGTCATGATGCCGTGCTACCGCTGGAACCGTTGCGTGGTCGTGCCTCAGGGGCACCCATTGGCCAAGTTGCCGAAGCTGACCCTGGAAGCCCTGGCGGAATTCCCGATCGTCACCTACGTGTTTGGTTTTACCGGTCGTTCCAAGCTGGATGAAGCCTTCAGTCACCGTGGCCTTACGCCAAAAGTGGTGTTCACCGCAGCCGACGCCGACGTGATCAAGACTTACGTGCGCCTGGGCCTGGGTGTGGGCATCGTCGCCAAGATGGCGGTCGATACCCAGCTCGATAAAGACCTGGTGGTGCTCGATGCCAGCGAGCTGTTCGAGTCCAGCGTGACCAAGATCGGCTTCCGTCGTGGCACGTTCCTGCGGGGTTTCATGTGCGATTTCATCGAGAAGTTCGCTCCGCACCTCACCCGCGAAGTGATGGCCAAGGCGATCCAGTGCCACAACAAGCAGGAACTCGAAGAGCTGTTCGACGGCGTTGAGCTGCCGGTTCACTGA
- a CDS encoding GreA/GreB family elongation factor, with amino-acid sequence MNKHAVLQLILEKLSADLDIAQRAAQTAYETATHEENIAENKYDTLGLEASYLAAGQAKRVEEIKQSLALCQNLQLRAYDDQRGIEVGTLLGLEDENGRQQWLFLAPDAAGLKVEVVGQPVTVITPRSPLGKGLLGKRVEDEVEILVAGARQHFTVTEAR; translated from the coding sequence ATGAATAAACACGCCGTCCTCCAGCTGATCCTGGAAAAACTCAGCGCCGACCTCGACATTGCTCAGCGCGCCGCGCAGACCGCCTACGAGACCGCGACACACGAAGAGAACATTGCCGAAAACAAGTACGACACCTTGGGACTGGAGGCGTCCTATCTGGCGGCCGGCCAGGCCAAACGGGTCGAAGAGATCAAGCAGTCGCTGGCGCTGTGCCAGAACCTGCAGCTGCGCGCGTACGACGATCAGCGCGGGATCGAAGTGGGTACGCTGTTAGGCCTGGAAGACGAGAACGGGCGTCAGCAATGGCTGTTCCTGGCGCCGGATGCCGCGGGGTTGAAGGTCGAGGTCGTCGGCCAGCCGGTCACCGTGATCACCCCGCGCTCGCCCTTGGGCAAAGGCCTGCTCGGCAAGCGTGTCGAGGATGAGGTAGAGATTCTGGTGGCAGGCGCCCGGCAACATTTCACGGTTACCGAGGCCAGATAA
- the earP gene encoding elongation factor P maturation arginine rhamnosyltransferase EarP yields the protein MKARWDIFCSVVDNYGDIGVTWRLARQLVAEHACDVRLWVDDLRAFERMCPQVDVGLEQQWQEGVDVRYWPCEWSAAPAADVVIAAFACQLPPDYMEAMAARERTPLWMNLDYLSAEDWVVGCHRLPSVKFKGVQKYFFFPGFRPGTGGLLREAGLLQQRQAFQQNAEAQRQFLQTLGIFPVADARLISLFAYENAGLDGWLDVLSTDGRATHLLVPEGRILGDVQRWLGEEGLAAGAIHQRGALTVQVLPFVRQAQYDQLLWCCDLNAVRGEDSFVRAQWAGRPLLWHIYRQDEDIHLDKLEAFLELYTAALSPAAKAALVAFWQAWNTEGDMAQPWKMLLEHWPELNQHAQNWCLEQALQADLATALVQFYESWI from the coding sequence ATGAAGGCCCGCTGGGATATTTTTTGCAGCGTCGTCGATAACTACGGCGACATTGGCGTGACCTGGCGGCTGGCCCGGCAATTGGTGGCGGAGCATGCCTGTGATGTGCGCCTGTGGGTCGATGACTTGCGCGCCTTTGAGCGTATGTGCCCGCAGGTCGATGTAGGCTTGGAGCAGCAATGGCAAGAAGGTGTCGATGTGCGCTACTGGCCGTGCGAATGGTCGGCGGCGCCCGCGGCCGATGTGGTGATTGCCGCCTTCGCTTGCCAGCTGCCACCCGACTATATGGAAGCCATGGCCGCGCGTGAACGCACGCCGTTGTGGATGAACCTGGATTACCTCAGCGCCGAGGACTGGGTGGTGGGCTGTCACCGCTTGCCGTCGGTAAAATTCAAGGGCGTGCAGAAGTACTTCTTTTTCCCGGGCTTTCGGCCCGGCACTGGCGGACTGTTGCGTGAGGCCGGCTTGCTGCAACAGCGTCAGGCGTTTCAGCAGAATGCCGAGGCGCAGCGACAATTCCTGCAGACGCTGGGCATTTTTCCGGTCGCTGATGCGCGGCTGATCTCACTGTTCGCCTATGAAAATGCCGGGCTCGACGGCTGGCTGGATGTATTGTCGACCGACGGGCGTGCCACTCATCTGTTGGTTCCAGAAGGGCGCATCCTCGGTGATGTGCAGCGCTGGTTGGGCGAGGAAGGGCTGGCCGCAGGCGCTATTCATCAGCGCGGGGCCTTGACCGTGCAAGTGCTGCCGTTCGTGCGCCAGGCGCAGTACGACCAGTTGCTGTGGTGCTGTGACCTGAATGCCGTGCGTGGCGAAGATTCATTCGTGCGCGCCCAGTGGGCCGGGCGCCCGTTGCTGTGGCACATCTACCGTCAGGACGAAGACATTCACCTCGACAAGCTCGAGGCGTTCCTGGAACTCTACACCGCCGCGTTGTCGCCAGCAGCCAAGGCGGCCTTGGTCGCATTCTGGCAAGCCTGGAACACCGAGGGCGATATGGCCCAACCCTGGAAAATGCTGCTGGAGCACTGGCCGGAGCTCAACCAGCATGCGCAGAACTGGTGTCTGGAACAGGCCTTGCAGGCCGATCTTGCGACGGCGCTGGTACAGTTTTATGAAAGTTGGATATGA
- a CDS encoding elongation factor P, which translates to MKTGKELKPGTVIRLENDPWLVQKAEFTKSGRNSAIMKTKLKNLLTGYKTEIVYSADDKLDDVILDRKEATLSFISGDTYTFMDTTDYTMYELNAEDIEAVLPFVEEGMEDICEAIFFEDRLVSVELPTTIVRQVDYTEGSARGDTSGKVMKPAKLKNGTELAVADFIEIGDMIEIDTREGGSYKGRAKK; encoded by the coding sequence ATGAAAACTGGTAAAGAACTGAAACCCGGTACAGTGATCCGTCTCGAAAACGACCCTTGGCTGGTTCAGAAAGCTGAGTTCACCAAGTCTGGTCGTAACAGCGCCATCATGAAGACCAAGCTGAAGAACCTGCTGACCGGTTACAAGACCGAGATCGTCTACAGCGCCGATGACAAACTGGACGACGTGATCCTCGACCGCAAAGAAGCGACCCTGTCCTTCATCAGCGGCGACACCTACACGTTCATGGACACCACCGACTACACCATGTACGAGCTGAACGCTGAAGATATCGAAGCCGTTCTGCCGTTCGTTGAAGAAGGCATGGAAGACATCTGCGAAGCGATCTTCTTCGAAGACCGTCTGGTTTCCGTAGAGCTGCCGACCACTATCGTGCGTCAGGTTGACTACACCGAAGGTTCCGCTCGCGGTGACACTTCCGGCAAGGTGATGAAGCCTGCCAAGCTGAAAAACGGTACTGAGCTGGCTGTTGCGGACTTCATCGAAATCGGCGACATGATCGAGATCGATACCCGCGAAGGCGGTTCGTACAAAGGTCGCGCCAAGAAGTAA
- a CDS encoding alpha/beta hydrolase gives MNTVAKALTGGLLALSISTAFAATGEVEHNTQSFLDALNAGTGKPIEQLTPQQARAVLTGAQAGVKLTLPKADVSQKTIQVDGQPLDLTIVRPAGVKGTLPVFMFFHGGGWVLGDYPTHERLVRDLVVGSGAVAVFVNYTPSPEAHYPVAINQAYGATKWVAEHGKELNVDGKRLAVAGNSVGGNMAAVVSLMAKDKGTPAIKFQLLLWPVTDASFDTTSYNQYAEGHFLTRNMMKWFWDNYTTDANQRAEIYASPLRATPDQLKGLPPAMVQTASADVLRDEGEAYARKLDQAGVPVTAVRYNGMIHDYGLLNVVSQVPAVRSALLQASDELKQHLK, from the coding sequence ATGAACACAGTTGCCAAAGCGCTCACCGGCGGCCTGCTCGCCCTGTCCATCAGCACCGCCTTCGCCGCTACCGGTGAGGTGGAGCACAACACCCAGAGTTTCCTGGATGCGCTGAATGCCGGCACCGGCAAGCCGATCGAGCAATTGACGCCCCAGCAAGCCCGCGCAGTGCTGACGGGTGCCCAGGCCGGGGTCAAGTTGACCCTGCCCAAGGCGGACGTGAGCCAAAAGACGATTCAGGTCGACGGCCAGCCGCTGGACCTGACTATCGTGCGTCCGGCCGGGGTCAAGGGTACGTTGCCGGTGTTCATGTTCTTCCACGGCGGCGGCTGGGTGCTGGGGGATTACCCAACCCATGAACGTCTGGTGCGGGATCTGGTAGTGGGTTCGGGGGCTGTGGCCGTCTTCGTCAACTACACCCCATCACCGGAAGCGCATTATCCGGTGGCGATCAACCAGGCGTACGGCGCGACAAAATGGGTGGCCGAACACGGCAAAGAGCTCAATGTCGATGGCAAGCGCCTGGCCGTCGCGGGCAACAGCGTCGGCGGCAACATGGCTGCGGTGGTCAGCCTGATGGCCAAGGACAAAGGCACGCCGGCGATCAAGTTCCAACTGCTGCTGTGGCCGGTGACGGACGCCAGCTTCGACACGACGTCCTACAACCAGTATGCCGAAGGTCATTTCCTCACCAGGAACATGATGAAATGGTTCTGGGACAACTACACCACCGACGCCAATCAGCGTGCCGAAATCTACGCTTCGCCGCTGCGAGCCACCCCCGATCAACTCAAGGGGTTGCCGCCGGCGATGGTGCAGACCGCCAGTGCCGATGTGTTGCGTGATGAGGGTGAAGCCTATGCCCGCAAGCTGGATCAGGCCGGCGTGCCGGTCACTGCCGTGCGCTACAACGGCATGATCCACGACTATGGTTTGCTCAACGTGGTCAGCCAGGTACCCGCGGTACGTTCTGCCTTGCTGCAAGCGTCGGATGAACTCAAGCAACACCTGAAGTAA
- a CDS encoding organic hydroperoxide resistance protein encodes MQTLYTAVATATGGRDGRAVSSDNILDVKLSTPKELGGAGGQATNPEQLFAAGYSACFIGALKFVASQTKRKIPDDASITAHVGIGQIPGGFGLDIDLHISLPGLAQDDAQSLVDAAHQVCPYSNATRGNVDVRLHVTV; translated from the coding sequence ATGCAAACTCTCTATACCGCAGTAGCTACCGCCACCGGCGGCCGTGATGGTCGCGCTGTCTCCAGCGACAACATCCTCGACGTCAAACTGTCCACTCCCAAGGAATTGGGCGGTGCTGGCGGCCAAGCCACCAACCCTGAACAACTGTTCGCCGCCGGTTACTCGGCCTGCTTTATCGGCGCACTCAAATTCGTCGCCAGCCAGACCAAACGCAAAATCCCGGATGACGCTTCGATCACTGCCCATGTCGGCATCGGCCAGATCCCCGGTGGCTTCGGCCTGGACATCGACCTGCACATCAGCCTGCCCGGTCTGGCCCAGGACGATGCGCAAAGTCTGGTCGACGCCGCTCATCAGGTCTGCCCGTACTCCAACGCCACTCGCGGCAACGTCGATGTGCGTCTGCACGTAACCGTCTAA
- a CDS encoding MarR family winged helix-turn-helix transcriptional regulator, whose protein sequence is MSKNPTPCESLLLDNQLCFALHSTSLLMTKVYKPLLQALGLTYPQYLAMMVLWEEDGLTVGEISNRLLTDPGSLTPLLKRLEAEGLLSRTRSREDERVVVVELTDAGRALQDKAMGIPQCILGASGLELEQLRKLQADLIALRSNLQNAI, encoded by the coding sequence ATGAGCAAGAACCCCACACCCTGCGAATCCTTGTTGCTGGATAACCAGCTGTGTTTCGCATTGCATTCCACCTCGCTGCTGATGACCAAGGTGTACAAGCCCCTTCTTCAAGCCCTCGGCCTGACCTACCCGCAGTACCTGGCCATGATGGTGTTGTGGGAGGAAGACGGTTTGACCGTCGGCGAAATCAGCAATCGCCTGCTTACCGACCCCGGCTCCCTGACGCCCCTGCTCAAGCGCCTGGAAGCCGAAGGCTTGTTGAGCCGCACCCGTAGTCGCGAAGATGAACGCGTAGTCGTCGTGGAATTGACCGATGCCGGGCGGGCGTTGCAGGACAAGGCCATGGGGATTCCTCAGTGCATCCTGGGGGCCAGCGGGCTGGAACTGGAGCAATTGCGCAAGTTGCAAGCGGATCTGATAGCCCTGCGCAGCAACCTGCAGAACGCAATCTAA
- a CDS encoding LysR family transcriptional regulator has protein sequence MNPNTLTDQLSLFLDVLETGSFSAAARRHPLTPSAVARRIDSLENSVGSRLFQRSTHAVVPTSAGLAFAERARRIVGELQLARAEAVSLSHAPEGLIRMDAPAAFGRRHLAPVIADFLKVYPGLDVHLHLIDSFVDMQGTHLGKVDLVLRAGLIADTRLIATPLASIVRIACASPGYLKSRGTPTHPRELSEHDGLDWDGLAPMFAWRFELDGRRAIYRPRRIRMSANNAEALLSGALAGLGIAHLPTWLASEYLVRGELLPLFCENGLPSPETTGIYALRLEQQPNARSRLLLEYLKSRFSPVPPWDLALQSDLV, from the coding sequence ATGAATCCAAATACGCTGACCGATCAACTGAGCCTGTTTCTCGACGTACTGGAAACCGGCAGCTTTTCCGCCGCCGCACGCCGTCATCCGTTGACCCCTTCAGCCGTGGCGCGGCGCATCGACAGCCTGGAGAACTCCGTAGGCAGTCGCCTGTTCCAGCGTAGCACCCATGCGGTGGTGCCCACCTCGGCCGGCCTGGCGTTTGCCGAACGGGCACGACGGATTGTCGGTGAACTGCAGCTGGCTCGCGCCGAAGCCGTGTCCCTGAGCCATGCGCCGGAAGGCCTGATCCGCATGGATGCACCAGCGGCGTTTGGGCGAAGGCACCTGGCGCCGGTGATTGCAGACTTCCTGAAGGTGTACCCAGGGCTGGATGTGCACCTGCATTTGATCGACAGTTTCGTCGATATGCAGGGCACGCACTTGGGTAAGGTCGATCTGGTCTTGCGCGCCGGGCTTATTGCCGACACCCGTCTGATCGCCACGCCGCTCGCCAGCATCGTGCGCATCGCCTGCGCCAGCCCGGGCTACCTGAAAAGCCGCGGCACGCCGACGCACCCGCGGGAGTTGAGCGAACACGATGGCCTGGATTGGGACGGGTTGGCGCCGATGTTCGCCTGGCGGTTCGAACTGGACGGGCGCCGTGCCATCTACCGCCCCCGTCGTATCCGCATGAGCGCCAACAACGCCGAAGCACTGCTCTCCGGCGCCCTGGCGGGCTTAGGTATTGCGCATCTGCCAACCTGGCTGGCCAGCGAATACCTGGTACGTGGTGAACTCTTGCCACTGTTTTGCGAGAACGGCTTGCCTAGCCCAGAAACCACCGGCATTTATGCGCTACGCCTGGAACAACAACCCAACGCACGCAGCCGGCTGCTGCTGGAATACCTCAAATCCCGTTTCAGCCCGGTCCCGCCCTGGGATCTGGCCCTGCAAAGCGACTTGGTCTGA
- a CDS encoding sulfite exporter TauE/SafE family protein, with protein sequence MLDLAMYLVLGAALGTVGGLFGIGGGLIAIPVLGVMFGLDQQIAQGTALVMVVPNVMLALWRYHQRNRIELRHALPLGVMGFSFAWLGSIWAVGLDAGAMRIGFIVFLVVLAAYNLLRMFTRNAPPTAQMRYSWPWLGVLGAASGSMGGLFGVGGAVVATPVLTSVFGTTQVVAQGLSLALALPSTGVTLITYAWHHQVDWLIGVPLAVGGLLSISWGVKVAHALPERVLRGLFCGFLVVCAVMLAFKV encoded by the coding sequence GTGTTGGATTTAGCGATGTATCTGGTATTGGGCGCGGCCCTGGGCACAGTGGGCGGCTTGTTTGGCATTGGCGGCGGGCTGATCGCCATCCCCGTGCTGGGTGTGATGTTCGGCCTGGATCAGCAGATCGCCCAAGGCACTGCGCTGGTGATGGTGGTACCTAACGTAATGCTGGCCCTGTGGCGGTATCACCAACGCAACCGCATCGAACTACGCCACGCCCTGCCGCTGGGGGTGATGGGGTTCAGCTTCGCCTGGCTGGGTTCGATTTGGGCGGTAGGCCTGGACGCCGGCGCGATGCGGATTGGTTTTATTGTCTTTCTGGTGGTACTGGCGGCCTACAATCTGCTGCGCATGTTTACCCGTAACGCACCGCCGACCGCGCAAATGCGTTATTCCTGGCCTTGGTTGGGCGTGCTTGGCGCAGCGTCAGGCTCGATGGGCGGGTTGTTTGGCGTCGGTGGCGCGGTGGTTGCCACGCCGGTGCTCACCAGTGTCTTCGGCACTACCCAGGTAGTCGCACAAGGCTTGTCTCTTGCATTGGCGCTACCGAGCACCGGTGTGACCCTGATCACTTACGCCTGGCATCATCAGGTGGACTGGTTGATCGGCGTACCTCTGGCGGTGGGTGGCCTGCTCAGTATCAGTTGGGGCGTGAAAGTCGCGCATGCACTGCCCGAGCGGGTGTTGCGTGGCTTGTTCTGCGGTTTTTTGGTGGTGTGCGCGGTGATGCTGGCCTTTAAAGTCTGA